The Brenneria rubrifaciens genome has a window encoding:
- a CDS encoding methylthioribulose 1-phosphate dehydratase — translation MTENQQIPALLAACRWIGQKGWCPATGGNMSVRLDEQRCLITESGKDKGSLQADDLLLVDMATNHVPSGRRPSAETGLHTLLYRTYPRVGAVLHTHSVNATVLSRVEKGAELVLHGYEMQKSLAGQTTHLDRVTIPIFDNDQDIPALADQVAKQAPLRYGFLVRGHGLYCWGETVQEARRHLEGLEFLFQCELQRRLLEAR, via the coding sequence ATGACTGAAAATCAGCAAATTCCGGCATTGCTCGCCGCCTGCCGCTGGATAGGGCAAAAAGGCTGGTGCCCGGCGACCGGCGGCAATATGTCCGTGCGCCTTGATGAGCAACGGTGCCTGATTACCGAATCAGGCAAGGATAAAGGCAGCTTGCAGGCTGATGATCTCCTGCTGGTAGATATGGCCACCAATCACGTCCCCAGCGGCCGGAGGCCATCGGCGGAAACCGGTCTGCATACGCTACTATATCGCACTTACCCGCGAGTTGGGGCGGTACTGCATACTCACTCGGTGAATGCGACCGTGTTATCGCGGGTAGAAAAAGGCGCTGAACTGGTGCTGCACGGCTATGAGATGCAAAAGTCGCTGGCCGGACAGACCACCCATTTGGATCGCGTGACGATCCCGATTTTCGATAACGATCAGGATATTCCGGCGCTGGCCGATCAGGTGGCGAAGCAGGCGCCGCTGCGTTACGGTTTTCTGGTGCGCGGACACGGGCTCTATTGCTGGGGAGAGACGGTGCAAGAGGCGCGCCGTCATTTGGAAGGGCTTGAGTTTCTGTTCCAGTGCGAACTGCAACGTCGACTACTGGAGGCCAGATGA
- the hpxK gene encoding allantoate amidohydrolase: protein MSHALMSDAVAFAAAGRIMARCDALAEISETSGQLTRVYLSVEHLRANALVGEWMREAGMRVWQDSVGNICGRYEGLEPDAPALLMGSHLDTVRNAGRYDGMLGVLTAIETVRFLHQQQIRLPLALEIVGFGDEEGTRFGITLLGSRGLTGAWPDSWLGCQDSEGITVAQALDAAGLDSQAIAQAARPVSDVAAYLELHIEQGPCLEQENLALGVVTAINGARRLNCTFKGLAGHAGTVPMTQRQDALMAAAGWMVQAETLTRECDPYLVATFGTLECLPGAANVIPGEVRLTLDIRGPQDVTLDALLQRLLVLANDIARQRGCRFNAEEYYRIAATRCDPAIQQRLNDAVIEVQGRNLLLPSGAGHDAIAIAERWPVAMLFVRCRGGVSHHPDESVMTGDVALALKAWSSTVLSYRDG, encoded by the coding sequence ATGAGTCATGCCTTGATGTCCGACGCCGTTGCCTTTGCCGCGGCAGGTCGGATAATGGCGCGCTGCGACGCGCTGGCGGAAATCAGTGAAACCTCCGGTCAGCTTACCCGCGTGTATTTGTCCGTGGAGCACCTGCGGGCCAATGCGCTGGTGGGGGAGTGGATGCGCGAAGCCGGCATGCGGGTGTGGCAGGATAGCGTCGGCAACATTTGTGGCCGTTATGAAGGGCTTGAGCCGGACGCTCCTGCGCTGTTGATGGGCTCGCATCTTGATACGGTGCGCAACGCCGGGCGGTATGACGGTATGCTAGGGGTGTTAACCGCCATTGAAACCGTGCGGTTCCTGCATCAACAGCAAATTCGCCTGCCGCTGGCGCTGGAAATAGTCGGATTTGGCGATGAAGAAGGCACCCGATTCGGCATCACCTTGCTGGGCAGCCGTGGTCTGACCGGCGCCTGGCCGGATAGCTGGCTGGGTTGTCAGGATAGTGAGGGCATCACCGTGGCGCAGGCGCTGGACGCAGCCGGGTTGGACTCTCAGGCGATCGCGCAGGCGGCGCGTCCGGTGAGCGACGTTGCCGCCTATCTGGAACTGCATATCGAGCAGGGGCCTTGTCTGGAACAAGAGAATCTGGCGTTAGGCGTGGTGACCGCGATCAACGGCGCCCGGCGGCTGAATTGCACCTTTAAGGGATTAGCCGGACATGCGGGCACGGTGCCGATGACGCAACGTCAGGATGCGCTTATGGCGGCGGCGGGCTGGATGGTTCAGGCGGAAACGCTGACCAGAGAATGCGATCCGTATCTGGTGGCGACGTTTGGGACACTAGAATGTTTGCCGGGCGCGGCCAATGTAATCCCCGGAGAAGTGCGATTAACGCTGGATATTCGCGGCCCGCAAGATGTGACGCTGGATGCTTTGTTACAACGTCTGCTGGTGTTGGCAAATGACATCGCCCGCCAGCGCGGATGCCGATTCAACGCGGAAGAATATTACCGGATTGCGGCAACCCGCTGTGATCCGGCGATACAACAGCGTTTGAATGACGCGGTGATTGAGGTTCAGGGACGTAATCTGCTGCTGCCGAGCGGAGCAGGGCATGACGCGATAGCCATCGCCGAACGCTGGCCGGTCGCCATGCTGTTTGTTCGCTGTCGGGGCGGCGTCAGTCATCATCCTGATGAGTCAGTGATGACGGGAGATGTCGCGTTGGCGTTGAAGGCGTGGTCAAGTACGGTACTAAGTTATCGGGATGGCTAA
- a CDS encoding pyridoxal phosphate-dependent aminotransferase, translating into MSAALIPESKLPSLGTTIFTQMSALAQQHQAINLSQGFPDFDGPAYLQQRLAYHVSQGANQYAPMTGVAPLRSVIADKTAELYGWKPDADTDVTVTAGATEALFAAVAALVRPGDEVICFDPSYDSYAPAVALAGGELKRLSLQPPAFRVDWAAFAGLLSARTRLVILNTPHNPSATVWRKDDFQQLWQAIAGHEIYVLSDEVYEHICFTQEGHASVLAHPDLRQRAIAVSSFGKTFHMTGWKVGYCVAPAALSAEVRKIHQYLTFSVNTPAQLAIADMLREQPQHWRELPDFYRARRNRFIDALSNSRFDVLPCEGTYFLLADYRAISDLDDVSFCRWLTEHVGVAAIPLSVFCADAFPHKLIRLCFAKQDATLDAAAERLCRL; encoded by the coding sequence ATGAGCGCCGCGCTTATTCCCGAAAGTAAACTCCCCTCGTTGGGCACCACCATTTTTACGCAGATGAGCGCACTGGCTCAGCAGCATCAGGCGATCAATCTATCACAAGGCTTTCCCGATTTTGACGGCCCCGCTTACTTGCAACAGCGTCTGGCTTACCACGTCAGCCAGGGGGCGAACCAATACGCGCCCATGACCGGCGTGGCGCCGTTGCGCAGCGTCATTGCCGATAAGACCGCTGAGCTGTATGGCTGGAAGCCCGATGCCGATACCGACGTGACTGTGACCGCAGGCGCCACGGAAGCGCTGTTCGCCGCTGTTGCGGCGCTGGTGCGTCCCGGCGATGAAGTGATCTGTTTCGATCCCAGTTATGACAGCTACGCGCCCGCCGTGGCGCTGGCGGGCGGCGAGTTAAAGCGTCTGTCGCTGCAACCACCCGCCTTTCGCGTCGATTGGGCGGCGTTTGCCGGTTTACTCAGCGCGCGCACCCGATTGGTCATCCTGAATACGCCGCACAATCCGTCAGCGACCGTCTGGCGAAAAGACGATTTCCAACAGCTATGGCAGGCCATCGCCGGGCACGAAATTTATGTGTTGAGCGACGAAGTTTACGAGCATATTTGCTTCACACAGGAAGGTCATGCCAGCGTGCTTGCTCACCCGGACCTTCGCCAGCGCGCCATTGCCGTATCGTCATTTGGTAAAACGTTTCATATGACGGGCTGGAAAGTGGGCTACTGCGTCGCGCCTGCGGCGCTGAGCGCCGAAGTACGCAAGATTCATCAATACCTGACCTTTTCGGTCAACACGCCGGCGCAGTTGGCGATTGCCGACATGCTGCGCGAACAGCCGCAGCACTGGCGTGAACTGCCGGATTTTTATCGCGCCCGCCGCAATCGCTTCATTGATGCGCTTTCAAACAGCCGCTTTGACGTTCTGCCCTGCGAAGGCACCTATTTCCTGCTGGCGGATTACCGCGCCATTTCCGATCTGGATGATGTCAGTTTCTGCCGCTGGCTGACCGAGCATGTCGGCGTGGCCGCGATCCCGCTTTCGGTTTTTTGCGCCGACGCGTTTCCCCATAAGCTGATTCGGCTATGCTTTGCCAAACAGGACGCTACATTGGATGCGGCTGCGGAGCGCTTATGTCGACTTTGA
- a CDS encoding pyridoxal-phosphate-dependent aminotransferase family protein: MSNELFAQINPPYRLLMGPGPINADPRVLRAMASQLIGQYDPAMTHYMNQVMALYRQLFRTENRWTMLVDGTSRAGIEAVLLSAIRPGDKVLVPVFGRFGHLLCEIARRCRAEVHTLDAPWGEVFSPERIEDAIKTVRPRILLTVQGDTSTTMLQPLAELGEICRRHGVLFYTDATASFGGNPLETDAWGLDAVSAGLQKCLGGPSGSSPITLSPQMDAVIRRRQCVEQGIRTDAHQDGDDEMIYSNYFDLGMVMDYWGPERLNHHTEATSMLFAARECARIILEEGLDQCIARHALHGKALVAGIQGMGLTAFGDLNHKMNNVLGVVIPDGIHGEQVRKILLDDFAIEIGTSFGPLQGKIWRIGTMGYNARKDCVMQTLSALEAVLNRLGFRSVQGAALQAAWDCYASDEGCA, translated from the coding sequence ATGAGCAATGAGCTGTTCGCCCAGATCAATCCCCCTTATCGCCTGCTGATGGGGCCGGGCCCCATTAACGCCGATCCGCGCGTGTTACGGGCGATGGCCAGTCAACTGATTGGTCAGTACGACCCGGCGATGACCCACTACATGAATCAGGTGATGGCGCTTTATCGCCAGTTGTTTCGTACCGAAAATCGCTGGACGATGCTGGTGGATGGCACCTCGCGGGCTGGGATTGAAGCGGTTCTGCTGTCGGCCATTCGCCCCGGCGACAAAGTGTTGGTGCCGGTGTTTGGCCGTTTTGGTCATCTGCTGTGTGAAATCGCCCGCCGCTGCCGCGCGGAGGTGCATACCCTCGACGCGCCGTGGGGCGAAGTTTTCAGCCCGGAGCGGATTGAAGACGCGATTAAAACCGTTCGCCCGCGTATCTTACTGACGGTTCAGGGCGATACGTCCACCACCATGCTGCAACCGCTGGCGGAACTGGGTGAGATCTGCCGTCGTCATGGCGTGCTGTTTTATACCGACGCCACCGCTTCGTTTGGCGGAAACCCGCTGGAGACGGATGCCTGGGGGTTGGATGCGGTATCGGCCGGGTTGCAAAAATGTCTGGGCGGGCCGTCAGGCAGTTCTCCCATTACCCTCAGTCCACAGATGGACGCGGTGATCCGCCGTCGCCAATGCGTCGAACAGGGAATACGGACCGATGCCCATCAGGATGGCGACGACGAAATGATCTATTCCAACTATTTCGATCTCGGCATGGTGATGGACTATTGGGGACCGGAGCGTCTGAACCACCACACGGAAGCCACCAGTATGCTGTTTGCCGCCCGCGAATGCGCGCGCATTATTCTGGAAGAAGGGTTGGATCAGTGTATTGCCCGCCATGCACTGCACGGTAAGGCGCTGGTCGCCGGTATTCAGGGCATGGGGTTGACCGCCTTTGGCGATCTCAATCACAAGATGAATAACGTACTGGGCGTGGTGATCCCAGACGGAATTCACGGCGAGCAGGTACGCAAAATCCTGCTGGATGACTTTGCGATCGAGATCGGCACCTCATTTGGGCCGCTACAGGGAAAAATCTGGCGCATTGGCACGATGGGCTACAACGCCCGTAAAGATTGCGTGATGCAAACGCTGAGCGCGCTGGAAGCGGTGCTGAATCGTCTGGGCTTCCGCTCGGTTCAGGGCGCGGCATTGCAGGCGGCCTGGGATTGCTATGCCAGCGATGAGGGATGTGCATGA
- a CDS encoding amidohydrolase yields MSTLKISLLQQPLVWLDGAANLSHFDTLLADLVGRDLIVLPEMFTTGFAMEAAKRSLTQTVVETWLHQWAKKTNALIGGSIAVQTPKGAVNRFLLVDPLGAVYQYDKRHLFRMADEHQYYQAGASRLIFEWRGWRICPLICYDLRFPVWSRNRQDYDLALYVANWPAARSSHWQTLLAARAIENQAYVAGCNRVGNDGNGHSYRGDSLIVNAQGEMLASAPPNQPARLDAELSLETLQTYRETFPTWRDADRFSL; encoded by the coding sequence ATGTCGACTTTGAAAATTTCACTACTGCAACAACCTTTGGTATGGCTGGATGGCGCGGCCAACCTTAGCCATTTTGACACCCTGCTGGCCGACCTTGTCGGCCGCGATCTGATCGTGTTGCCCGAGATGTTTACCACCGGCTTTGCTATGGAAGCGGCAAAGCGCAGCCTGACGCAGACGGTCGTCGAGACATGGTTGCATCAATGGGCGAAGAAGACCAATGCCCTGATCGGCGGCAGCATTGCCGTGCAAACGCCGAAAGGCGCGGTGAACCGTTTTCTGCTGGTCGATCCGCTCGGCGCGGTTTATCAGTACGATAAACGCCACCTGTTCCGAATGGCGGACGAACACCAATATTATCAGGCGGGCGCGTCGCGTCTGATCTTTGAATGGCGCGGCTGGCGCATTTGCCCATTGATCTGCTATGACCTGCGCTTTCCGGTTTGGTCGCGCAATCGCCAGGATTATGATTTGGCTTTGTATGTCGCCAACTGGCCGGCGGCGCGCTCATCACACTGGCAGACGCTGCTGGCCGCCCGCGCCATTGAAAATCAGGCTTACGTCGCCGGCTGTAACCGTGTCGGCAACGACGGCAACGGTCACAGTTACCGGGGCGACAGCCTGATCGTTAACGCGCAGGGTGAGATGCTGGCTTCCGCGCCACCGAATCAACCAGCCCGTCTGGATGCGGAACTGTCGCTGGAAACGTTGCAAACTTACCGGGAGACGTTCCCGACATGGCGGGATGCGGATAGGTTTTCGCTATAA